The Tripterygium wilfordii isolate XIE 37 chromosome 21, ASM1340144v1, whole genome shotgun sequence genome segment ttttgaaaaattttattattcctATTTCTAGGACAATTTAACTAATTAAAAGGCTTTTTATCTGAGAAAAACTCAATAGGCGAgctctttggagtttggacattCCACTAAAACCAAATTCCAGTGGGGTTACACATGAGTAAAACCACCCAACAGGTTAGTTGATCCGAGATCCAAcgcaaatcacttgaaaataacTGAGCTAGCTTTGAATCGAACTTCCGACCTCGGGACGAGATTCTTCACATTGTAATGAGGTTACTtcctttaaaagaaaaaaaaatacaccaatTTGTTGTGCTCAATAGTTAATACATATACACTTGCTTTGTTGTGGTTCTCTATTTTGACAAGTAAAAAGGGAAGACGACTACCAAATGCTTCTCAATAAGCCACTGAATATTGCCATGACCTTGGCATGTTCAATTGGTTGGTTTCAAAGCCAAAATGGGCTAAAAGGGCATATGAGAACTAATACAGCCCTTTACATGGTTCTAAAACACCAGGCACTGAAAGCATGTCTATATTAAGTTTTATATCTAGGCAAGTTTTTGGTTTGGTACAGTTGATTCACTTATATATTGCAGgttttgggaagttttgggtgtGGAAGATGGAAATAGAGAGAGTGACTGAGATTGAAGACATGCCATTGTCTGTTCCAACAATGGGGTCTATGCCATTTGCAGGAAGCACTGATTTTGGTCGCAACATTGAGTTCATGTCTCAAGTTTACCTCAGAAACAGATTCTCAGAGATTGACATAGAAGATGACTGCTCAATCATCAACAAAGATCACCCTCTTCCCATATTTCTCAAGGTACGTAGCGAGCGATCCATCATTCTCCTTGTCAAGACTAAAAATTTCATATTGGTCTGCCATAACTCATccgagtggtttataagtagAACTCAGCTCCTCCCACATTGAAAACGCATTTTCATGCTTACAATAAAATGCCCCAAATCCCCATTTGTGCCGTAATGAGCCAAATCCCACATATTCATGTTTTACTATTGATAATGCAGTTTGAAGATGTGGAGTATAAGGTGAGAAACAGCCAAGCTTCCCCTATAAACCCAGTGAAGGCGGTAGTTTCAAAGCTGAACTTGGAACAAGACAATTACAAGCACATCTTGAAGGGTATAACAGGAAGCATTGGACCAGGTGAAATCCTTGCTCTGATGGGTCCTTCTGGTAGTGGTAAAACAACCTTATTGAAGATCATAGGAGGGAGATTAACAGATAGTAATGTTAAAGGAAATGTGACTTACAATGACATCACATATATTCCAGCTCTTAAGAGAAGGTTTGCCaactgtttgataaaatgcttCTGAAAATTCTTTATATTCAAtctgttataattaacttctaAACCACACAGGATTGGGTTTGTGACACAAGAAGATGTGCTATTCCCACAGCTTACAGTGGAAGAAACCTTGGTTTTCTCTGCATTTTTGAGGCTTCCAGGGAACATGAGCTCCCAGCAGAAGTACGCCAGAGTGGAGATGATTGTGAAAGAGCTTGGCCTTGAAAGGTATATAGATATGTCACAGATGGGAATGTGAACTACAGCAGATTGGTAGAAGTCTTGTTTTaagtgatgatgatttgaatAATTTGCAGATGCCGCCACACGAGAATAGGAGGAGGATTAGTCAAGGGAATATCGGGAGGGGAACAAAAGAGAACGAGTATTGGTTATGAAATTCTTGTTGATCCTTCATTGTTGTTGCTTGATGAACCTACTTCTGGCCTTGATTCTTCATCAGCAAATAAACTTCTCCAAATTCTTCAAGGAGTTGCCAAGGTTTTAGTACTACTACCATAACTAAGTGAATGTGCTTTGAAGTCTCTCTCTTTACAAGCGTAGAAAGTGTTACAAGGATTGCATTTTGGTCTATTCCAGGCTGGAAGGACTGTAATCACAACGATACACCAGCCTTCGAGCAGAATGTTTCACACGTTCCACAAGTTATTGCTGATATCGGAAGGGTACCCTGTTACTACGGGAAGGCTAGAGAGTCCATTGAGTACTTTTCTTCATTGAGGTTCATCCCGGAAATTGCCATGAATCCTGCAGAGCTTCTTCTTGATTTAGCGACCGGACAAGTGAAGGACATAAGTATTCCTGATGATCTATTAGCAGCACAAGGGACTGGTCTTGATTCTGAGAGGACAGTAATCAAAGTAAGAGAGTACTTTCACAACACTTCATACATAGACTGTCtgatctttctttttcaaatttaagACTTGTATTCTGTGTCATATTAGTATCTTCAACTTAAGTACAAGACCAAGTTGGAACCAAAAGAAAAAGCAGAGAATCATCGGAACACGAAAGCACCAGAGCATCTTCAACTGGCAATTCAAGTTAAGAAAGACTGGACATTAAGTTGGTGGAAACAATTCACAATACTGTACAAGAGAACATTCAGGGAAAGATATAGAGACTATTTTGACAAACTAAGATTAGTTCAAGCTCTTGGAGTAGCCATCCTGTTAGGCCTTCTTTGGTGGAAATCACAAACTGCAACTGAGGCTCAACTAAGAGACTAGGTAACATTTGCATAACACAATCCATATATTTCAATCATAGTAATGCGAGCGTAAATTGATGCCTTTTGCCTCCGCTGAGTAATTAGGCTTTTCATTTCAGGTTGGATTACTATTCTATATCTGCATTTTTTGGACATCTGCATCAATCTTCGGAGCAGTATACGTATTCCCATTCGAAAAGATCTATCTGGTGAAAGAAAGGAAAGCAGACATGTATCGGGTAAGCGTGTATTATGTTTGCAGTACTTTAAGTGACATGGTTGCTCATGTATTCTACCCTACATTTTTCATGGTCATAGTCTACTTCATGGCTGGTTTTAAGAGGACAGtcccttgtttcttcttgacACTCTTTGCTATACTATTGATAGCCATCACAAGCCAAGTAAGTAGTAAtgcaaaaccctaatttggCATTTTGGTATGACAATTGAATCAATTTGTTCTCATAAATAGGGAGCAGGAGAATTGTTAGGAGCTGCAGCTTTGAGTATCAAAAGAGCAGGCATGATTGCTTCTTTGATACTAATGCTGTTTCTCCTCACAGGAGGTTACTATGTCCAGGTATACACATCAAAACTCCACAGTTAAGTGTGTTTGGGCCGATCTTCATACCGGACTAAATgagtctgaatttttttttgataacagCATATACCAAAATTCATGCAGTGGTTGAAGTACTTGTCATTCATGTACTATGGCTTTAGACTGCTATTGAAAGTGTAATACTCAGGAGAAGAGTACTACACTACTACGAGTGTGAAAGCCATGGTGGTTGCAGAACACTACAGAGTTCTCCTTCGTTTGACACTGAGAACTTGAAGGATGGATTGCAAGAAGTGTGGGTTTTGCTGGCAATGGCTCTAGGGTTTCGCTTGTGTGCATACTTTGCCCTAAAAAGGAGAATCAATGTATGCCATCTTTGAATCTCTCATTTGATGATTCAAACTCACTCAACACACTACCATGTAAAATGAATAAAGCAAAACATGAGCTTCACTCACAGGACCACAAAATAAGGGCATTGATTAGCCAGTGAAGACTTGGATATGTCTTATACATGAAATGCATTGGACTTCCCCGCCCGAATCCACTGCCCATACCCTTTTACAATTCATTGTTACTGGGGTTTCCCCACCTTGACTGCCGTGAGTTATTTCATGTATTTCTGGAGGAACTTCCGGTGAAAGTCGCTCCTTATGGTGTCATTGATGAAGCGCTTGGGAGTTTTGGTTTCACCTCGGGCCTGGTTCTTGAAGACCACATCATCGTCCCACCTGAGCCAGGAAAGGAAGAATTGGGACATGAGTATGCTGAAATTTGCATAACAATTTGTACACGTGCATACACCATTAGTGGGAACTTAGATCGTAGAGCTACTTACCTCCTCTTTACATTAAATGAGGTTGCATGATTTATTAGCGGGTTTCCTCGAAGAACCTCTGTCTCCTTGGCTTTTAGTTGTTCCTCCATCTGCTCTTTATCCTGCATAACCATAAAGCACATTATCAAACGTGTTATGCAGGGTTTCGTTATACATTTAAAGGCATATTACTAGTTAGCTTTATGCACAGTATTCACCACTAAACAAGGGCCCATCAACATAAAATAACTCCAATGCTTTCAATGTAAACAAACTAGTCCCAAAAAGGAGATATTGCCTGGCTTCAATTTTATCGGACGTTCCTATATTGCAAGTTTGACAGCATGAGCATGCTAAGTAGTTGATAAAGTAATCAAATACCACAGAATGATAGATAGCACAAGATAATGTCTTGACAGCATATCAAACTCCAACCAGCAGCAACACAGAGAATACGGCATTcctaaattaaataaaacttaCCCTCCGGGCCTTTTCCTCTGCCCTTTCCTTCTTGATTTGTTCAAGCTCAGCCAGAAGAGCTTCTGTGTCATCCTCATCGTCGtcgtcatcctcatcatcactGACAGGAATGAGAGAAAGGTGTTAATAGATGAAACTGTGACCCAAGAAGGGAGACCATTCCAACCCGAAAAAGATAAATTAGAGGTAAAGTCAAACAGCAAAAGtttaaagggggaaaaaaaacttccAATCTTAATGCACTTTCAAACAAATATCTTCAAACCACAGTTCAAAAGCAACCTACTTTCGCAAAGGATTTTGTCTAAGACATAATATTGCCAGTGACTTCCGAAACTGAAACCATGGCACAgcaggccaaaaaaaaaaaaaaccataggcACACTGCACATGCAAAAGAACCCATCTGAACCAAAAGAAAGtacttcaaaagaaaagaataaaggaACACTGAGACTCGGCCGTTGGGGTTATGTACATATGCATATGAATAGATCTCTCAGTTCCAACAAACaccaaacagaaaacaaataatGGAAAGCAAAAGACAAAATCTGCAATCAAGCAACACAAACTCAAGTAGATAACAAGAAATGGTTTTTAGTATCTTTTCTTCAACATAGTAAACAATCACACTAACATCATGTGGTAGAGCATGCTCTCAACACCAAGTCAaagatattaaaataaaatggtTCCATTCAGAAAATTCCATTATTAGAAAGGTACCACTGTGTATAATTTAGAAATATCGACCAAGGACAACAACCTCTCGTCACTTTTGACTTCAACATCCGAATCATCAGCATCCACACTTCGTGGAACAATGCGGTCTTCAGAATCCCTCTTTGTTCCTACAAAGTAACTCCATCAGTTAGTAAGGTACAGTTATCCGATATCTGACTTAGAAGAGTTAGTAAGCTCACCTTCCAGTAAaagatgatttgctttcctgcGATCTCTGTCATCTGCACCAATATACCACTAGAGTAAATTAGAGGCATGCTAATATAAAGAAGTAATAACCcggacaaaattttttttatcaatttagtCACAATATAATTAaggattcttaaaaaaaataccatcGTGAGATTTATGTTTTGAGGAGAAGTGCCTGCGTTCACGCTCTTCAAGCTCATCACGAAGATTTCTATTCTGCAATTCATCATGGCTGGCCTGTCCTTCTCTCCTGCAGTGTACACATTGAATAAGACTAAAAGGTTCCCATGCAGAAATCTAAAGAATACACAATGCCAACTCAAACAAAGAGACTCATAGGTACCAACGGGAGCATCCCAAGTACATAGACAACCAATTTACACGGATCTACAGGAGAGAAacttcatcacaattaaagaagaATTTCACCTAGATTACTTAGATTCCATgccaaaaacaaagacaatgCAACCAAGTACCACAAAAGCATGACAAGTGACGAAATACGAAACATCTTAAGTTGGAATGATACACATCGGTATCTCTTCCTTTACCTGCTTACCATGTAAGGAGGGCTATAATTGCTACATCTTGTTTATTTTTACATTCTCTTAAgcaatttttctttaattaagtTAAAATTACTTATTCAAGCAAAACATATACTtgctaaaaaaagaaagagagataacACATACAAGCAAAACAAAGTCCAGCTAACATGAACAATTTACAGAATCTAATCCTCATCTTCAAACCAAAATAGTACCTTCAAATAACATAAAACACACAAACATTCCAAACACGCTCAAACAGATAACAGCATGAAGCTCGTCTATCCAACCAAATATCACACAAGCACATCCACATACTCCCACAATATCAACTTACCTGGGTTTTAGACTGGTATGAGCCGCAAGGTCCCTCGAGGAATACTTCTGCGACGGGCCAAAAATCCGAGTACCTCCCTGTTCGTTGCCACCTTTAGCAGGTGCCCATGTAGGTCTAGCTGCAGTCGTCATTGCTTCTTTTCACAGAATCCCTAAGATTACctgaatatatatgtatatataagcaataaaaaccctaaaaagaaaagaaacccaCAAAAATATAGCCAAGAAAACCCTAATCCACAATCAAGATTCCATTGTTTGATCGAAAATAAGTTTGGTATAAAGGGAATAGATTAAGGTTTCGATGCAAACGCAGATTCTATATAACAACggaaaattacactaaaattcAGGAAGCAGAATTGGATACTTGCCTGTAAAAGGGAGCCCTTGAGAAAGAAATCGGAACTATTGTAGTCAGATGAAGAGGTATGGGTCTCTAATTTCTATCTGGCTCTGTCTCCTCTTCGTCGATTTCTAGCAAAACAAAAAGAGATTGCTCCACTTTAAACCGACAATAGAGGAAGCCGGAAGGGCTTCTAGGGCCTAGATAGGCCCATTAGTTGTGGGCTATTAGGCCCAGATAGTGGTGGTTGTGGGCTGCTTTGGGGTTGAGATTTGTTAAACTTCTAGGGTTGATAATTTTACTCCAATGTGATGCCAAGTTTTTTAGAAGGGGATGGTAACGAGATTATATATTCTTATAAGTTATAATCAGATAATTTATAAgaaaattcctatatatatatatatatatatataaagttattTTATCTTGAATGAATGAATTGATCATTTTTTGTGAAGTTGTAAGCCCTAAAGGGGTAGAAAATGACTGTTTGTCCACCAAACCACCCATACATGACACACACAAAGAGGGACATGGCTTTTCTGTGACAACAAATGTACAAACTGCTGGTTGGAATTAGGTGGCCAACCAGACTATACCCGCCTCAATTCAAAACacatttcttcattttcatttatgaatCATTGTTGTTTATTACTCCACTATTAAACAAGTATTTTGCATActtaattatcaaataatctctTTGCCTCTTATCCAATTAACATCCAACTGATGTTAACTTGACTACTTATTATATATACCATTAccatgtatatatttatttatttattataatataaacaagaaactgaaaaagaaaaaaacttgcGTTTATCCTAATTTTCTTTTGAGTagacagaaagagagagagaggggaagtGATTTGCAGTTTTGAGGAAGCTGTTGGGTTTCTCAGCTTTGCTTCTATAATAAACAAAAACCTGAAGGAAGTTAGGCCAACAGTTAGCTTCCCTCCAAACCATCTGATTCTCTTGGAACCAAAGCAAACCCCTTTTGCAGTTTGATTCTTGGTCACCATCTGATACCCAAGCCTCACCTTCTTCCTGTCTTATTCATCCAATAGTTTGCTTTCTATTGGGGCTCTATCCATAAATACCCAATAGAGGTTTTCTAGTTGTGTCATATGGTGTTGTGGTTTCAGGTGTGAATTATTTCTCAAACTTTGAGTTTggtttctgtgttttttttttttaacagttGGGGTTTTATTGATTTGTACTAAGGTTGTTCACTTAAGGGAGTGTTCTTGAAGTTGTGAGCTTTTTCAAGCTAAGAGGTATATAAAGCTTCAATATCCACAATACTTGGCCACAGCTGCCACACCTTCTAGGTGTTTGCATATATGCTTAGCCCAGATGAATTTTCATGATTATTCAGGTTTTTCGATCAAAACCCTGTTGTCAATTGTCCagctttgtttttcttatttgaCAAAAGTTCATGCTATCATAAAGACTATTTGAAAGCTTGAATCTTGCTTGGATCAATACAAGTTTTGTGCCAATGAATAACCGTTACTTTTTTGCAACGGATACCTCGTGTAATTCAAGTTCTGCAGTTCCATCAATTTCTTCACCTGAAGAAGAAGATCCTATGGTTTTAGAGGCACCGAATGGTCCTTCCCGTGCCCCGCCTCCTTCGTTCTTGATAAGATTGGCCATGAGGGTATCTAGAGCAAGGTGGTTCACCTTCTTAAGGAGGGTTTTCCACTATCAGAATGGATCAAGATCCAATCTTGGGTCGAACCCTTTCAATTCCAGTACTTGGATGATGCTTGAATTGATAGCTTTAGTTGTTCAAATAAGCATCACAACCTTCACCGTGGCTGTTTCCAAGGGGGAGCAGCCTGTTTGGTCTATGCGAATTTGGATTGTTGGTTATGATATTGGCTGTGTCCTTAGTCTGCTGCTGCTCTATGGACGTTGCCGGCAACTTTATGTTCCTCAAGGAGATGGTCTTAGCCTTGCTGATTTGGAGCAACAGAGAATCAGTGAAGAATCAAGGTACCCTGCCCTTTCCACTCTATGTGAATCATTTTAGTCGGCTTAACTTTTATACTTTCTGATTGAAAAAGTAGAAATTATATTTTGTCATTGAATGACTCAAAAGGTGTAGAAGCCTTCGTTCCGAGAAAAGTT includes the following:
- the LOC119988631 gene encoding protein CWC15 homolog, with translation MTTAARPTWAPAKGGNEQGGTRIFGPSQKYSSRDLAAHTSLKPRREGQASHDELQNRNLRDELEERERRHFSSKHKSHDDDRDRRKANHLLLEGTKRDSEDRIVPRSVDADDSDVEVKSDESDDEDDDDDEDDTEALLAELEQIKKERAEEKARRDKEQMEEQLKAKETEVLRGNPLINHATSFNVKRRWDDDVVFKNQARGETKTPKRFINDTIRSDFHRKFLQKYMK